The Dasypus novemcinctus isolate mDasNov1 chromosome 22, mDasNov1.1.hap2, whole genome shotgun sequence genomic sequence ACTGCCATATAAAACAAACTCACTTCTGGGGATGTGATATATAGATACAAATATGTTCTGCTCTTAAATATGATTTCTGTTTCCCAGGTAGATGCTCACCATAAAGATCCCTATTCTGACAACTGACAGCATCGCTATACAAGACCAGGTATCTCAGCTGAATGGTGAGACTGAATTGTCCTCTGCCCCAGATCAAAGAACTGTAAGACCATTGTCATCTGGCACCATGATAGGATGGTCCATAGGATTCTAACACCATTCTGACCTGTGctagcatgcaaggagtgccattgtTATCAGAAGATGCCATTAGAGCATGATGAATTGTACCACctgttaaaaatacagataaaattATAAATGCTGCCTAGAGACAGATTCCCAAGTCAATAGGCTAGGACTTTTTTAGTAGTATATCATATTGTGCCTCACATCAAATACAGAGGGTATTGCTGAATCCCCACTGCAGGTGGCACTTTCTCAAGTTTTGGTATAGCTATCTCTGTGAGTTCTATTGACTTGGGGCACACTATCCAGATTCTACAAGACCACATTTGTTTCCTGTTTGAGTTTATTGAACATATTGATTCTGATAATGGCCATAAACTTCTGAGACAAGCTATATATTAGTGACTCAATGATGGGATATTCTATCAACTCTCCATGCTCCATATCAACTTCAAGCCATAGCGACAACAGAGCATTTTAATGGACAATTCACAGACGAACTTAAGTGGTTAATCGATGGGGACAAGGTGACCCCAGTCTAGATTACACACCTCAGATGGTCAATCTGAGATCTCAAGGCAATAATTCCCTGAACAGTACTTCCTATCTGGGCAATATATTTGATCAGTCTGTTTATTCCCTTCCTTCAATTGTATACCCTCCTTTATGATTATTGAGACATTGTTCTccctgggggtgagggtggaggcTGCAAAGTCATTCCATCCCTATCAATCTCTTATCAAAGATTCCAGTAGTTgggagattaaaataaaaattaaactgcAAATGATGGGAAGTGAGGAAAACCTATTGTAAAATATCTTATAAAATCAGGATTTCATGATGAACTAGTATTAAATATGATTGACTTTCTATTTAtgctatataaaaatgttttccagTTAAAATATGTTTGTTCTTTTTGAGTCCAAATCTGCTGGATTTGGATAAGAGTGTGGATTGtttaatatgtatttaaattttgattacaaaaagaagcacacataagaaaagcaaaaacaaatcagAACCTAGGTAAGTCCATGGGAAGTTGTCATGCTAATGATTTATTTTCTCAGAACTGTTCGAGAAAACTTTCCCTCCTAAAGAAACACATACAACTTTCCTTTACAAAATGTTGTGCTACACAGGTCAGCAATTAACTGCAGTTACCTGCTGACCTATGAACACAGCTGATAGTGCAGACTATGAGACAACAGATAGAGCCTCAGCTCCTGAAATTTCCAAGCAGAACACACCCAGATGTCCATACACATGACATAAATGCACTGACATcagggaaaaacaaaactatttgaaATTGAATGCCTTAGGCAGTCACTCTAAACCAAGGTCTAATCTAAATTTTGAGGACGAGACAGGAAACCATGGTGCATAAGGCCTCACCATGGAAGGTGATATTAGGGGCCCTGTTaacttaaatatcttttttttttgtttccaggGGAACCAAGTGTGTCCTCTGGAATTTTACTTCTTATATGTGTGCCTTATCATGACACTGTCTCAGTACTGGAAGGCATTCAGGTAGGTTTCCACTTACAGATCAGAGCTGTGCAATATATAATTTAGAGAACCAGGACAGGTAAAAAAAATTCGTATGAAAGCTTAAGAAAAGTGGTCCCTTGCTCTCTAAAAGAGAcccaatataaaattatattttcctagCCTAGGAACGTTTGAAGCCCATGGGTACATTCAGTCCTCCTGCCAGGCCTTATCAACGTTCTTGGATAGATTTTGGTCATAACCTTCATCTGCTGATATCTCAGCCTAAAAAATAACTGTTTATTTAGAAAACACCTCAAAGTGGTACTCATTTAGGTCAATATTGTGGGAGTCTATATTTCTTACTAGGTCCTAAATCAAGAGGTGGGTTTGAGGAGACTTGCTCCTGAATAAAAAACCTGTGTGTGATTTTTCAGTGCTTCCCAGAAGCATTTACAAAGCCTTTACTGGCAGCCATATTGGGGAAAGCTACTTTCCCACACAGACTTGGTGCACAACCAATGCATTGTCATACTTGAAGGGAGATGCAGGCATGAACTCAGGCCCCCTTGCCTGGTCATGCCTTTGTGCATTTCTAGGGGAAGTGACCCATTCAGAGGTCTCTTTCTCAGGGAAACAAACTCAAGGCCTTCTTCAGATACCTCATCTGAGAACTCTATGTCTTGAAGGAATGTGGACAAAACCTTAAGGAAATTTTCTCCACTCAGGCCCTCAGAGGTCCATTTTTAAGGGGCACAAAATCAAAGTCTTCTTCAGGTACTTCATCTGAGAATTCCATGTTTTGAAGGAATGCAGAAAAAATCTTAAGgaatttttctctattcctcctcAGGCCTAAGCACTGTTTCACTCCTAGATCCCTGTCTCTTCCTACCCCACAGTCTCTGGAACCACAAAACAGCAGAAGCCTTTTGTTTTAGTCACCATCAGCAGAGAGTGACCCCATGTCAGTACTGATGAATCTGACCCTTTCCTGCTAGAGCCATTCCATGGGGAAATGAGCAGGTGAGAGTAGCCGTCTTTCCTTCCTTTATGCTCTTTTTTATATTGGCATAGTAAGTGATTAAAGCCTTCAGTGTTTTCTTCCATAAGGTCTTTGAATCTTTTAATCTAATACTTTGAACAAATGGCTTCTCAGGTTAGCTCTGTCTCAGCTTCACTTAGTCCCTCAGATTTTGATACCATTAAAGGTGAAATATcccccaattaaaaaatatttaattttctctcaGCTCTTGACACCCTCAAGAGTGCAAATATGTCTCacttaaaaaaatcatacaaaaaaattatcatttcagTTTACCACTTCCATGCATATCCATAgtcaaaaaaaaattccacttggtATTTTGTCCTCCTAAAATCATAATTCTATCCAATAAAGTAATACCGTCATATGTATGAGTGCATAGAATTATTTTTCCCAAACATTGTGCACCcttttttgaaggaaaatatgcatcaTTAACTCTACACCCAAAACTCAACCAtttccttgctctttttttgAAGCATTTAAGGgcataatgaaaatatatatatattttaaattttaactttcattttttcaaatataatttaggttaaataaatatgaatgtatGTGGTATAGTTGGAGTAATAAAAAAGAGACCAATGTAACAGAATAAATGGAACAGCTACAAATATGCTCTTATACAAACACTTAATACATAACAGAATTCCTGTTTGGCAATAAAATAACagtaatatttatatttcaataaGAGATGGTTGAGCAGTTGTATAATCAAAATTTTCCTacctctaaaaaaaataaaaatgtaagttaAAGGGACAAAATATGAAAGTCAAAACTGTAATTATTTTATGGTCTAACAGAAGATGTTCTTCAGGACAGGGTATGTACGGAGaatttaaacaataaataaaacacaaatcaCAATAAAATATTGATGAATATCATTTTATTATACCTGAAAATTCTTTTCTTCAAAGGAAATAGACAAGCACAAAGTTCTATGTAACAAACTGAATTTATCTGCAACACATGATGTAAATAGAAATTACACACCATGAGgatttccataataaaattaaagtatattaaaatttaaaatcaccaTAATATATGTGTGTAGGCGTGTGCCTGTGTGCCTGTATATGCATACATTTAGCatctagaaaaattttaaatatctgacaatataaagcatttttaataaaCTGAGGAAGCAAAACTCTAAACTTTTTCTGGTGTAATTTGTATAACCAGGTTAGAAATAGTGTGGCATTGTATCATTGCACTTAGGCTACCCTATATCTGAGTGAACTTTCAATTCGCAGTGTAGAATTAGTTCTAATTCATGGTTAATGTCCTTTGTGTGGTAACTAAAGTTCTTCTGTCTGGAACCAAATCTAACTGAACAGCCTCTACCCAAGTGTCTAGAGAAAAGTGTTTATGGTAAAGAAAATCAAGTCTCTGTATTTactctcttctttttgttttttattgttcctATGTTTGCTTCATGTTTTAGCTTTATAACCATGGTGTACTTGAAGAAAATCCTCTGATAAGGAGGATTGCTAAAATCTTAAGAATAATGAAAGCTATGTGAAGCATATTCTATTAAAATCTAAGATTGGTACAGGCAACACACAATGGGTATAAATTATGAACgagaaatacattttgtattaAATGACCACTGATACTAGGGTTCCTAGGATAATGCAGAATTTAAAGCCAGAGAGGTAGTTACAGAtacaaatttttaatattaaaatttatagttaattcttttaaaatttaatcacaCTATCAATTTATATTTCCAAGAAGTatggtattatttttttccaatgtaATAGATAAATGTGTATGTATCTATTCTTGTGGAACAAGTTTGCACTGTGTTAAATGCTCAATAATTGAGAATTATCACCGGTGAGCTGTTGGCCCAGCTGAATACTTCGTAAACAACCATGTGACAGGTGAATATAAGAACAGGATTGACATCATGAGCTGTGTTTTACTAATTTGTTAATTTGCCAATGGatggtttgtttcctttttttggatttatttaaaatttaaattttctaatcGCTAGAATGATGAGCAGAGGCAAGGGATTCTAAGTTAAGACACATGGCTCAACTAGATGAGAAGCTAAGATTGTGACGGTAACATAGCAAATACTTGAAAAATAAGGCCATAAGGGGAAATGTAAATGCTTTCAAGATGAAGCCATAGTTCCAAGTtcctgtgagaattaaatgactgAAATATAATCTGGTTATAACCATTGGATTATCTGTCACTTAGAAATcatttcaccttttttttaatgaaatgcacACATCTAAATGTTATATTGCCCCTTAAAATCTTTCATAGAGGgaccagatgtagctcaagttcttgagcacctgcttccctgtaAGAGGTTctggtttgatccccagtacatcctagaaaaagaaaatagattttctATAGTTATTTAGTCTAAGAGGAATGCATTTCTCTTATCATGATGTAGGCaccatcaaaataattttaaggaaaaacaaatgtATGCATATCATTGGTGAACATAATAGGAAGATAATGATAAGTGTACTTAATTTAAAATCAATGTAGTAAAATTGGCACCCTGTGAATGGAGGAGGGAGCCTTAGGTGATAGTATGTGTAGAACCAGAGTGATGGATAGATGATTTTGGACAccttaaaaatcagaaatagatAGCCTTtaggaaaggaaagaacaggcAATGTTACTTTGATTGTGACTTTACATAGAGAAATTCAAATCCATTAACTTCATCCTGCTAACTCAAGGAACATTCAGCAGGCAGCCCTGTGCAGATCAAAAATATCTTGTTTATTAAAATAGATACTGAGAAAATTGTCAGGGGGAAAGACGGGTAATATTTGTGGATTGAAGCCTGAGAGGAAAGAGACATGTTTGTGACATTGCTGGGACACCACAAATCATGTCTTTTTCCAAATCTTTTGTTTAGTTATTTACATGTAACTAAAACAACACACTAGCCAATTACCTCCAGGGTACAATGTTCCTCCACAGGTTTCAATCATCTAATTTACAATTGTGAACAAACATCTCAATAAGCACAGCTTTGGCAGAAATTGAGATTTTGAATGAGAATAAACATAAAGAAACCATTTTAAGTGAACTTAAGTATGCTAAGACAATCAATGAGAGAGTGTAACATTTTAATATGTCTAAGTAATAAATTTACAGAGATAAAAGTATTTTTCATCTGCATGATACTGTGAGAAATATATATTAGACAATAAAGAAAGAGTACTAGgggatatatacacacatatatttgaaGGTCATTTCATATGTTTGAAGAAATCTTAAACATATTTCTtataatatgtatttataaaaatacattgaaaatatggaaaaaataaatgatcataATACTACtgagataaaaatgaaattgatgactaaatacaataataaacaaaTCTAAACAAAAAATTTTCAGGAATAGAAAACTTGAGTTTTCTTGTTAATATGTCATACTACATGCCAGCACCTTATTTAAAGCACACAGAACTATTAAATATCAAgaaatgtgtaaaataaaatactatataatatcaagaaatgaaagaagcagAATCTGAAGACTGTTAGATTCTTATCAGGAGTCACTGAGAAATAGAATTCAATCAATTTATATAGAAAAATGTCTGGAGGAAATTAACCTGGACAGAAATTCTTCATGGAATATAATCATTAAAGGCATGATGAGCTTTAAAGACATATTCACACATGCAATGATTTACAAAGGGTATAGCTAATCTTTGCTACTTGAATATAAATGAGTCAGTGATACATTTATCCAGGAAACAGCTGGGAATAAAACTCTAGTGAGAACAAATTTTAAGAATAAACATGATGGATCctcaattatgaaaatatttaaaataaaattatatatttcagaAAGGATGAATATGAGCAAATCCATACTTTATTACTAGGATTATTACTTTCGATGACAGGAGGACTGTGTTCATCATTAACTTCCGATATAGATatcattagtttttttttatgaTGCCAtactttgtgtttttaaaaagtataacacAGATTTCTAGTTTACTATCACATGTtaacaataaaatacatagagaaaagaaaattttagatattttataggAACAGATTCAAATTTCAAAACATATGTCAAATATGAATGAAAGTCCttggaaattttacttttttttttttaaccaaagaaATTCTTGTTTGGGAATTCAAAATATCTGTGGAACATTTTGCCTAGAGCAGTGTTAATCTCTCTGTTCCGCAGACTATAGATGAGGGGGTTTATGACTGGGGGCACCATGGTGTAAAACATGCCAGTGAGGAGATTACTGAGAGATGCTTTATCTGCAATGGGACCTAAGATAGCAGTAATTCCAGAAATTGTATATATAAGGAGAACTGCCAGCTGTGGAGTGCAGGTGGATAAGGCTTTATTACGGGCTTCCACAGAATGCATGCTAAGCACCATTGCAAATATATTACTATAGGACATAAACAATAAGGCAGAGAATAAAAAGCTCAGGCCTACACTTATAGCTAGGAGAGCAAACTCAGAAAACCGAACTGCTGAAGATGCAATTCTCAAAATTTGAGGAATATCACAGAAATACTGATGGATCAAATTCGACCTTGTGAAGGGAAGCCTGAACATGTTGCTTGTGTGGATGGCAGAATAGATCAGTTCACTAGCCCATGAGCCACCAGCTGCCTGGGTGCACAGACTTGGGGTGATGGTGagcccatagtgcagagggtggcaaatggcaacatagcggtcataggacatCACTACAAGAAGGAACAGCTCTGTTgatccaaagaagataaacaggaaAATCTGAGAGGCACATGCTGGGAGAGATATCAATTTACTGCCTGTCAGAGAATTCACAATAAATTTGGGAACAGTAACTGAAATGCAGCAAAGATCTACCAGGGATACATTTCCTATAAAGAAGTACATTGGGAAGTGTAGACGTGGGTCAGTCACAATGACAATAATAGTTAGAAGATTCCCAGTCAATGCTCCTAGATAAATCACTAAAAATAGCAGACCTCGTGCAACTTGTAGCTCCCATGAGCTTGAGATATCCATGAGGATGAATTCTGTGAAGATGGTGAGATTGCTCATATGTAATTTTATGTGCTGCAGTTTCCCTGGGAGGCAAGgtttaatattataatataacACAAAAGAGCAAAATGAAGGTAATCTACAATACCAGCTATTAATAAGCAAACATTGGCATTAAAGTAAAGCCTCTCACCTGGAAATCCGGATAAAGGAAATCAAACCATGGcaatctttataaaaaccaataaatGCATAATTTTTTGTTCCCTATCCTAGCTCTGCTGAGATATAGTAACTTCAACATTCACTAGATAATAGAATCTaagcaaatataaatatttactatGAGATTTAAGGTTGAACAATCTTTCAATCATTGAGCAGTATTTAAGGTATTTCTTAAAATGAATTTCAAACCTAAGCCTGAACACATccagtaattattttattttccaccaTGTCAGATATTAATGCAGACATGCCCTGTGAGAAAGTATCTACGTAGATGAGAGGTTTTTACCACTACACAGTTGTTACTAAAACTCTTCATGGGGAACTAGGGTGACTTCTGACATCTCCACACTATGCAAAATAACCCAGAAATTGTTTCTATTACAAAGTTAATGAATAGTTCTAAGGATCTTCAGAGATTTTATTCCAAATGATACAAATGACTATTcctcattgtttttaattttactatataagaaatgtaaaatgaattctttcctcctttttcctttttaacatatCCATAAAATTACGTTTGATTCATTTTGGAGTGTAAACCTAGagtttcctttattttcattcCGTTTAACTTTACACCTGACAATATCCCTACAAAGAGCATCCTTTCACCATTTGCTAAGGATTCCAATTTTTGGTGAGTGGTCCACATTCTGCCCAACTTCTACACTATATACTTTTATGGTTGCAGAAATCTCTTCAATCATGATTATGCTaactataatatatttaattgtgCTTGTCTTGAAGcattacagaaataaagaaatcttatttcaatattatattttaatactaaATCTAGTTATCCTGAAAAGGAAttgtagtaatattttattttcatttgtgggAATCCTAGAACTAAAAAATTATGATTATACatgttcaaaatttttattttattaatattccatttatatgaaatgcctgTCTTTACAAGTATATTTTACAAATTCAGCACCCATTttaataaatagtaataataatgttgACTTGCCTACATTATTTTTCCATGTGAATTTCTACtcattacaaaatattttgtaCAAATTGTTTTCTATAATATCTACACTAATAGTCTCAATTTCTAAAGTATAGAAAAGATGATGAGCAGATAACTTATTAAATACCAAAACATGACTCAGTGGTTAAGGTGGTTATGTTGACCAGTGGTGCATGTTACCGAATTATTCCAGACTTacatctttttattattactattttgttTTGCTATTTACTTTATCAAAACCACGCATTAGCACTTGATCAAAGTCTCCTTCTTATGTTCCATCTCATCATATAAGATCTTTCTCCTCAGTCTATAGAAATTCTCAAGTTTACTTATACTAAATTTACCACATAGCTTCTTCAAAATCCACCATATTGGTCAAATGAATAGCTACGGCCATAGAGAGAGTTCATGGTTTATCTCCTATTCCTTGTTTCTTCGGAGATCTTTAGTAAAcatttcactatttaaaaatatgaacaataaTATACAAGATGGgattgatatttaaaaatatgaacaataaTATACAAGATGggattgataattttaaaaagatgatataCAATAATATATTCAAACAATCAAGACAGAATATAGCTGCTTCATAATATCCAgcaaataaatatagaaattgCTCATTGTAAAAATTACACTGGAAATCTTGGAATTTACATTGAtgttttaaagactatttttatTATGTTGCTAGATTTTCATGAAATGCTGTCATAACTCTCTTTTTATACCTGTAAATTTCTTAGCTCTTAgctcaaaatatatcaaatttttGTTACCTCCACTAATTCAATTACAAAGGAATTGGGTTTCAATATATTTCCAATCTTTTGGGTCAAAGTTTATATTCACAGACAGATATTCAagtaccatatttttaaaaataacataaaataagccATCAGTAAAATCCAACCTATCTTATGAGCAAAAATTTGTCATATGGGGAAGAAATAATTAAGACCATAAATGATGTGAGGCATAACAGTTCTGTGTCAGAGAGttattctttcataatataaatgaaactaattaaataaaatataaaattatacctGGAAATTGAGAGAAGATTATCTTCCCTAACATGAATATAtgtttgaaataattaaatgattGACAAAATCCATGATCCTCAGACTTCCTTCACTGGAGTCCCTTCTCAGGTAGATAGATTTTGCACAACCTTTCTGCTTCTGAATTCTtgtgtacatatattttttctttaggatagACACGTATGGGTCATGGCTCTCATGAGTACTGGTTAACTGTCAATTTTAATCTCAAGAGAAACAACCTCCCCTCAACTTCATCTTGATAAATATTCCTACCCTATACCCTTGAgataaattacatttattttgtgtttttacaaaataaaattagtaaataataatttataaatgtaaggaagagttatttcttttttcctcatttaGAGATCATtccatgtattttaaatattataccaGATATATACTtacagaaaatagagaaatgatTGCTAACCATAACAAAGATCtctaattccattgtggtcagagaacatattaTGCAAAATTAAGTCTTTTTAATCTTGCACACTTGTTTGATGGCTCAATATGTGTTCCATCTTGGTATATTTTCAGTGGAAATGATAATCAAATTGTTTTGCTCACATTAAATTACATGTGGAAATGATACAGGTGTgcatcaaaaaatggaaaaatgtgtgGTTCTTTTATGGAACAGAATAGTACTTTTCTAAGTAATAGAAAACTGACACAACCAACAATATGAATGTATTTCAGAATTATTATTTTGAGTTTTTGAAATAGCACCTTGCACCAAAGTGTGACTATAACATGATGt encodes the following:
- the LOC101436412 gene encoding olfactory receptor 14I1-like, translated to MSYDRYVAICHPLHYGLTITPSLCTQAAGGSWASELIYSAIHTSNMFRLPFTRSNLIHQYFCDIPQILRIASSAVRFSEFALLAISVGLSFLFSALLFMSYSNIFAMVLSMHSVEARNKALSTCTPQLAVLLIYTISGITAILGPIADKASLSNLLTGMFYTMVPPVINPLIYSLRNREINTALGKMFHRYFEFPNKNFFG